Proteins encoded within one genomic window of uncultured Draconibacterium sp.:
- a CDS encoding family 43 glycosylhydrolase, with translation MKRNKNLLLSTLFFLIFFSACNTAENYEAYLFTYFTGNGPGEESIRFAVSEDGYNYRALNNNQPVLDNDDICSTGGVRDPHILRGEDGNFYMVVTDLYVTDMGWKNYAMVLLKSEDLINWQSSVVNIPEAFPDEFGDVWRVWAPQTIYDEEAGKYMVYFSMKQGDDPDIIYYAYAKEDFSALEAAPKQLLFSPTNNACIDADIIKKDGKFYMFHKSESGEPGIKLAISDKLTEGYEYPSLERVDKETENVEGSGVFKLNNSNEWILMYDVYGLGRYQFTKSADLQHFEVIDEAISMNFHPRHGTVLPITKAELKRLIAKWGKMDDPLVEATADGLKKQNVNIDSEKRTIRFPVKKGVDITAFDPQFNTFSGVSVTPVGPQDFSDGPVQYTIEMEGVGKQAYSAIVSEDHNPVLDGLYADPDVLYSEKTGKYYIYPTSDGFHNWGGYYFKTFSSENLVDWKDEGIILNLRGDVSWAEHNAWAPCIIEKKINGKYKYFFYFCGRQKIGVAVADNPEGPFVDSGKPLINWKPEGINRGQEIDPDVFTDPKTGKSYLYWGNGYMAGAELNDDMVSLKKETLNVMTPDNTFREGVYVIFRNDTYYFMWSEDDTRSPNYKVRYATSKSPLGELTIPENNIVIQRDSEQGIMATGHNSAIQIPGKDEWYLVYHRFTYPKGKNMGYRAGFNREVCIDKLEFDADGNIIEVKPTLEGIVPIK, from the coding sequence ATGAAACGCAATAAAAATCTGCTGTTATCAACATTATTCTTTTTGATATTCTTTTCAGCTTGTAACACAGCTGAAAATTACGAAGCTTATTTGTTTACCTACTTTACCGGCAACGGACCGGGCGAAGAGTCGATTCGTTTTGCCGTAAGTGAGGACGGTTATAATTACCGTGCCTTAAATAATAATCAACCAGTTCTGGATAACGACGATATTTGCTCAACCGGAGGTGTGCGCGATCCGCATATTCTGCGCGGCGAAGATGGCAACTTTTATATGGTGGTTACCGATTTGTATGTAACCGATATGGGTTGGAAAAACTATGCGATGGTGTTGCTGAAATCGGAGGATCTGATCAACTGGCAATCGTCGGTGGTTAATATTCCTGAAGCTTTCCCTGATGAGTTTGGCGATGTTTGGCGTGTTTGGGCACCGCAAACCATTTACGATGAGGAAGCCGGAAAATACATGGTTTATTTCTCGATGAAACAAGGCGATGATCCTGACATTATTTATTATGCATACGCAAAGGAGGATTTTAGCGCTTTGGAAGCTGCTCCGAAACAACTATTATTCAGTCCGACTAATAACGCCTGCATTGATGCTGATATCATTAAAAAGGACGGGAAATTCTACATGTTCCATAAATCTGAAAGTGGTGAGCCGGGAATTAAACTAGCCATTTCCGATAAGTTGACAGAAGGATATGAATATCCGAGTTTGGAGCGAGTGGATAAGGAAACGGAGAATGTGGAAGGTTCAGGTGTTTTTAAACTGAACAATTCGAACGAATGGATTTTGATGTACGATGTGTATGGATTGGGCAGGTACCAGTTTACAAAAAGTGCCGACTTGCAGCACTTTGAAGTGATTGACGAAGCTATTTCAATGAATTTCCATCCACGCCATGGAACTGTGTTGCCGATTACAAAAGCAGAGTTAAAACGCTTGATCGCGAAATGGGGAAAAATGGATGATCCGCTGGTAGAAGCCACTGCCGACGGATTAAAAAAGCAAAATGTAAATATCGACAGCGAGAAAAGAACGATTCGCTTTCCGGTAAAAAAAGGTGTTGATATTACTGCCTTCGACCCACAGTTTAATACATTCTCGGGAGTAAGCGTAACACCAGTCGGACCGCAGGATTTTTCTGATGGCCCGGTTCAATATACCATCGAAATGGAGGGTGTTGGCAAACAGGCTTACAGTGCCATTGTTTCGGAAGATCATAACCCGGTGTTGGATGGTTTATATGCTGATCCCGATGTGTTGTATTCCGAAAAAACTGGCAAGTATTACATCTATCCAACCAGCGACGGATTTCATAATTGGGGAGGTTATTATTTCAAAACTTTCTCTTCTGAAAACTTGGTTGACTGGAAAGATGAAGGAATAATTCTGAACCTGCGTGGCGATGTAAGCTGGGCCGAACATAACGCCTGGGCGCCCTGTATTATCGAGAAGAAAATTAATGGCAAGTACAAATACTTTTTCTATTTCTGTGGAAGACAGAAAATTGGTGTTGCTGTTGCTGATAACCCCGAAGGCCCGTTTGTTGACAGTGGCAAACCATTGATTAACTGGAAACCTGAGGGGATTAACAGAGGTCAGGAAATCGATCCTGATGTGTTTACCGATCCGAAAACGGGTAAAAGCTACCTGTATTGGGGAAACGGTTACATGGCGGGTGCCGAGCTGAACGACGATATGGTTTCGCTAAAAAAGGAAACGCTAAATGTAATGACACCGGATAATACATTTCGCGAAGGCGTGTATGTAATATTCCGTAACGATACCTACTATTTTATGTGGTCGGAGGACGATACCCGCAGTCCGAATTACAAAGTGCGTTACGCAACCAGTAAATCGCCTTTGGGAGAATTGACCATTCCTGAAAATAATATTGTAATTCAGCGTGATTCGGAGCAGGGAATAATGGCGACGGGACATAACTCGGCCATCCAGATTCCGGGAAAAGATGAGTGGTATTTGGTGTATCACCGTTTTACCTACCCAAAAGGAAAAAATATGGGCTACCGTGCCGGTTTTAACCGCGAGGTTTGTATCGATAAACTGGAGTTTGATGCCGATGGAAATATTATTGAGGTGAAACCTACCCTGGAAGGTATTGTGCCTATTAAATAA
- a CDS encoding alpha-L-arabinofuranosidase C-terminal domain-containing protein has protein sequence MKLRTIIFLMAIWSQSLFAQKNFEVEVNKPGATVQPDMYGVFFEDINFGADGGLYAELIKNRSFEFDQPFVGWLPFGNVDVKSEAPCFDRNPNYVRLNETGLRRGTGLENNGFRGIGFKKNDTYRFSFFARSIDGGEKKFGIELVSAGEEVIGRGELFVSGKNWEKYQCIIKSNATDAKGKVRVVLRSAGEVDLDHISMFPTETWKNRENGLRKDLAEALYELNPGVFRFPGGCIIEGNTLETRYQWKNSVGPVENRPLNENRWNYTFKHRFFPDYYQTYGMGFYEYFLLSEDLGAEPLPVISCGLACQYESEECVPVGDLEPYIEDAVDLIEFANGPVDSEWGKVRAEMGHPEPFNLKYLAIGNEQWGEGYVERLIPFMEVLREKHPEIKIIGTAGPTPDGENFDYLWPKMTELKVDLVDEHYYRSPEWFLANAKRYDSYDRNGPKVFAGEFASHHETRDNNLRAAISEAAFMTGLERNADIVHLATYAPLFAHYDAWQWKPDMIWFDNLQVVRTPNYYVQQMYADNTGTNVLAITADGENITGQDSLYASAVIDEITSEVIVKVVNASDEVQDINISLKGLKKSIEKAEVKITCLHSNQPEAINTRKAPNTLVPTHSSVWADESGFKLKVLGNAFYVCRVKIDE, from the coding sequence ATGAAGTTAAGAACGATTATTTTTCTGATGGCCATTTGGAGCCAGAGTTTATTTGCCCAAAAGAATTTTGAAGTTGAAGTAAATAAGCCCGGTGCGACCGTTCAGCCCGATATGTACGGTGTATTTTTCGAAGACATAAATTTTGGTGCCGATGGTGGCCTTTATGCCGAATTAATTAAAAACCGTTCGTTCGAGTTCGATCAACCATTTGTGGGGTGGTTGCCTTTCGGTAATGTGGATGTAAAAAGTGAAGCGCCTTGTTTCGACCGAAATCCAAACTATGTTCGTTTAAACGAAACCGGTTTACGACGTGGCACCGGCCTTGAAAATAATGGTTTCAGAGGAATTGGCTTCAAAAAGAACGATACCTATCGTTTTTCGTTTTTTGCTCGCTCTATTGATGGTGGCGAAAAGAAATTTGGAATTGAGTTGGTAAGTGCCGGAGAAGAAGTTATCGGAAGAGGAGAGTTGTTTGTTTCGGGCAAAAACTGGGAAAAATATCAGTGTATTATAAAATCGAATGCAACCGATGCAAAAGGTAAAGTTCGCGTGGTTTTAAGATCGGCCGGAGAGGTTGATCTGGATCATATTTCTATGTTCCCAACCGAAACCTGGAAAAATCGAGAGAATGGTTTGCGCAAAGATTTAGCAGAAGCACTTTATGAATTAAATCCCGGAGTTTTTCGTTTTCCCGGTGGATGTATCATCGAAGGAAATACGCTGGAAACCCGCTACCAGTGGAAAAACAGTGTTGGGCCGGTTGAAAACCGCCCATTGAATGAGAACCGATGGAACTATACGTTTAAACACCGCTTTTTTCCTGATTATTATCAAACTTATGGAATGGGTTTTTACGAATACTTTTTGTTAAGTGAAGACTTGGGAGCAGAGCCGCTGCCGGTTATTAGCTGTGGTTTGGCTTGTCAGTATGAAAGTGAAGAATGTGTGCCTGTTGGGGATTTGGAACCATACATTGAAGATGCGGTTGACCTGATTGAGTTTGCCAACGGACCGGTTGACTCGGAATGGGGAAAAGTACGTGCAGAAATGGGGCATCCTGAGCCTTTTAACCTGAAATACCTGGCCATTGGAAACGAACAATGGGGCGAAGGTTATGTGGAGCGATTGATTCCTTTTATGGAAGTGCTTCGTGAAAAACACCCGGAGATAAAGATCATTGGAACAGCCGGCCCAACACCTGACGGAGAGAATTTCGATTACCTGTGGCCAAAAATGACAGAACTGAAAGTTGATTTGGTTGACGAACATTATTACCGCAGTCCGGAGTGGTTTTTGGCAAACGCCAAGCGCTACGACAGCTATGACCGTAATGGCCCAAAAGTATTTGCCGGCGAATTTGCTTCGCACCACGAAACACGCGATAACAACCTGCGCGCTGCAATTTCTGAAGCTGCTTTTATGACAGGTTTGGAACGCAACGCCGATATCGTTCATCTGGCAACTTATGCACCGCTTTTTGCGCATTACGATGCCTGGCAGTGGAAACCCGATATGATTTGGTTTGATAACCTGCAGGTGGTGCGCACACCTAATTACTATGTGCAGCAAATGTATGCGGACAATACAGGAACAAACGTACTTGCGATAACGGCTGATGGTGAGAATATTACGGGGCAGGATAGTCTTTACGCCAGTGCCGTAATCGATGAGATTACTTCGGAAGTGATTGTAAAAGTGGTAAATGCTTCCGATGAAGTTCAGGATATTAATATCAGTTTGAAAGGATTGAAAAAATCAATTGAAAAAGCTGAAGTGAAAATTACCTGTTTACACAGTAACCAACCCGAAGCAATAAATACACGAAAAGCGCCGAATACTTTGGTTCCGACTCATTCATCGGTTTGGGCTGATGAAAGCGGATTTAAACTAAAAGTACTGGGAAATGCATTTTATGTATGCCGTGTAAAAATTGATGAATAG
- a CDS encoding TolC family protein: MNRIKTIFFVIAASLPTLLFAQNDTANKTWSLNDCIDYALTQNVSVRQSILANASNELNKNQAENNKLPSLSASARQNFSWSKSEDLLTGDSDFSGNNNTSYGLNSSITIYNAKRLNNLIKQAELDMQSGLYDSETIKESITLSILNAFLQVVFLEENVKNAQNQLDATTEQLNLSEARLQSGIISRSDYLQVKSQLANEKLSLANAQSNFAISKVSLMQLMELPVDENFEVLRPNLKELANENLTPVASEVYATALAIKPQIKSAEYQKESAALNEKIAAAGFYPTISADAGLSTGYSSYNTSNYFGQLGDQFTPSVGVSVSIPIFQKKQIKTSVAQAKIGYSNAELQEIDTKNQLRKEVEQACVDVLSAQIEFEANQESYSSFEESYQLAQEKFNNGLINSVDFLFERNNLITAESQLLQSKFNLIFSYKILDFYQGNPITL, from the coding sequence ATGAATAGAATAAAAACAATCTTCTTCGTAATTGCAGCAAGTCTTCCGACTTTATTGTTTGCACAAAACGATACAGCAAATAAGACCTGGAGCCTTAACGATTGTATCGATTACGCATTAACGCAAAACGTTTCGGTGCGCCAGAGCATTTTGGCCAATGCGTCGAACGAACTCAACAAAAATCAAGCAGAAAACAACAAACTTCCATCGTTAAGTGCTTCTGCTCGCCAGAATTTTAGCTGGTCGAAATCGGAAGATCTGCTTACCGGCGATTCTGATTTTTCAGGCAACAACAACACCAGTTACGGTTTAAATTCAAGCATTACCATTTACAATGCAAAACGTTTGAATAACCTGATTAAACAGGCCGAGCTGGATATGCAAAGTGGACTTTACGATTCGGAAACCATTAAAGAATCTATTACACTAAGCATTTTAAATGCCTTTTTGCAGGTTGTATTTTTAGAAGAGAATGTAAAAAATGCACAAAACCAGTTGGATGCCACTACCGAGCAACTCAACTTATCAGAAGCTCGGTTACAGTCCGGCATTATTTCGCGTTCCGATTATCTGCAGGTAAAATCGCAACTGGCAAACGAAAAACTGAGTTTAGCCAATGCACAGAGCAATTTTGCCATCTCAAAAGTTAGCCTGATGCAATTAATGGAATTACCTGTTGACGAAAACTTTGAAGTGCTTCGTCCTAACCTGAAGGAGCTGGCAAATGAAAATCTTACTCCGGTTGCCTCAGAAGTTTATGCTACAGCACTGGCCATTAAACCACAAATTAAAAGTGCCGAGTACCAAAAAGAAAGTGCCGCACTGAATGAAAAAATCGCTGCTGCCGGTTTTTACCCAACCATCAGTGCCGATGCAGGTTTGTCAACCGGATATTCGAGCTATAATACATCGAATTATTTCGGACAATTGGGAGATCAGTTTACACCATCTGTTGGTGTTTCGGTATCGATTCCGATTTTTCAGAAGAAGCAGATTAAAACAAGTGTAGCACAAGCAAAAATTGGTTACAGCAATGCAGAATTGCAGGAAATTGATACCAAAAACCAATTACGTAAAGAGGTTGAACAAGCTTGTGTAGATGTTCTGTCGGCACAAATCGAATTTGAAGCCAATCAGGAAAGCTATTCTTCTTTCGAGGAATCGTACCAACTGGCGCAGGAAAAATTCAATAACGGACTGATCAATTCGGTTGATTTCCTTTTCGAGCGAAACAACCTGATCACCGCAGAAAGTCAGCTGTTGCAATCAAAATTCAACCTGATATTCAGCTATAAGATACTTGATTTCTATCAGGGCAACCCAATCACTTTATAA
- a CDS encoding efflux RND transporter periplasmic adaptor subunit, with product MKKKTIIIIALLLVVLVSAALILKPSKVDVSQIDIQTAKAGKGNISTIVESTGTLEAITTVEVGTQVSGIVEELFVDYNSYVKKGQLLAKIDTTNLAAQLEQSQATLDNAKAELDYQQATYNRMAPLNDKQLISQTDFDQLVYNLNKAKASYNNAMAQHKRNQINLDYALIYSPIDGVVLNKEVEEGQTVAASFNTPTLFTIANDLTQMQVEADIDEADIGHIKEGQRVEFTVDAYPETVFEGKVTQLRWEPTVTNNVVTYTIIVDAPNPDYKLMPGMTATIQVYVLEKNDILVVPSKALRFNPDQKLLMSDISQQSKPEMPKGQTPPEMGSMPEQAPNDATVVWVKEGTNIHPVPVKIGMNDDINAEILSGIKSGQEVLLSMEQKGANESAARAGGNPFMPGPPGRR from the coding sequence ATGAAGAAAAAAACAATTATCATTATCGCATTACTGCTTGTCGTTCTGGTATCGGCAGCATTAATTTTAAAGCCTAGCAAAGTTGACGTTAGTCAGATCGATATTCAAACAGCAAAAGCAGGAAAAGGAAACATCAGTACTATTGTGGAATCAACCGGGACTTTAGAGGCAATCACCACCGTTGAAGTGGGTACTCAGGTTTCGGGAATTGTTGAGGAACTTTTTGTTGACTACAATTCATATGTAAAAAAAGGCCAGTTGTTGGCAAAAATCGACACTACAAACCTGGCTGCTCAATTGGAGCAAAGTCAGGCAACGTTAGACAACGCTAAAGCGGAACTCGATTACCAGCAGGCTACCTACAACCGTATGGCGCCGTTGAACGATAAACAATTGATCTCGCAAACTGATTTCGACCAGTTGGTTTACAATTTAAACAAAGCAAAAGCCAGTTACAACAACGCCATGGCGCAACACAAACGCAACCAGATTAACCTGGATTATGCCTTGATCTACTCACCTATCGATGGAGTTGTTTTGAATAAAGAAGTGGAGGAAGGACAGACGGTTGCAGCCAGTTTTAACACGCCTACCCTTTTCACCATTGCCAACGACCTCACCCAAATGCAGGTTGAAGCCGACATCGACGAAGCCGATATAGGTCATATAAAAGAAGGACAACGGGTTGAATTTACGGTTGACGCTTATCCCGAAACCGTATTTGAAGGGAAGGTTACTCAATTGCGCTGGGAGCCAACAGTTACCAACAATGTGGTAACCTACACCATTATTGTAGATGCACCAAACCCGGATTACAAACTGATGCCGGGAATGACAGCAACTATCCAGGTTTACGTGTTGGAGAAAAACGACATCCTGGTGGTACCGAGCAAAGCACTTCGTTTTAATCCCGACCAAAAATTACTGATGAGCGACATAAGTCAGCAATCCAAACCGGAAATGCCGAAAGGACAAACTCCTCCTGAAATGGGAAGTATGCCTGAACAAGCACCAAACGATGCAACTGTGGTTTGGGTAAAAGAAGGAACTAATATTCATCCTGTTCCGGTTAAAATAGGGATGAACGACGACATTAACGCAGAAATTCTCTCGGGAATAAAAAGCGGACAAGAAGTTCTGTTAAGCATGGAGCAAAAAGGAGCAAACGAATCGGCAGCCAGAGCAGGTGGAAATCCATTTATGCCAGGCCCTCCGGGAAGAAGATAG
- a CDS encoding ABC transporter ATP-binding protein yields the protein MSKAIIKVSELRKDYHVGEMTVHALRGVDMEIYEGDFAAIMGTSGSGKSTMLNILGCLDKPTQGEYQLDGVNMGTMNKNQLAGLRNNKLGFIFQSYNLLPRTTALENVELPLFYNSKVKTKERKERAMHALEQVGLADRIDHMPNQLSGGQQQRVAIARSLVNDPVVILADEATGNLDTRTSYEIMELFQRLNDNGKTIVFVTHEPDIARFMKRNIVFRDGRIQKESAVTDRFNATKLIEALPVDEDYES from the coding sequence ATGAGTAAAGCAATTATAAAAGTATCAGAACTGCGAAAAGACTATCATGTAGGTGAAATGACCGTACATGCGCTTCGCGGGGTTGATATGGAAATTTACGAAGGAGACTTTGCCGCAATTATGGGAACCAGCGGATCGGGAAAATCCACCATGCTGAATATCCTTGGCTGTCTCGATAAACCAACTCAAGGCGAATACCAGTTAGATGGTGTGAACATGGGAACCATGAATAAGAACCAGTTGGCAGGACTGCGAAACAACAAACTGGGATTTATTTTCCAATCGTACAACCTGCTGCCCCGCACAACAGCGTTGGAAAATGTGGAATTGCCACTTTTTTATAATTCAAAAGTAAAAACAAAAGAAAGAAAAGAACGTGCTATGCACGCGTTGGAACAGGTAGGTTTGGCCGACCGGATAGATCACATGCCCAACCAGTTATCAGGCGGACAACAGCAACGTGTGGCCATTGCCCGCTCGCTGGTGAACGATCCCGTGGTTATCCTTGCCGACGAGGCAACCGGAAACCTCGACACCCGCACTTCTTACGAAATTATGGAACTCTTCCAGCGCCTGAACGACAACGGGAAAACCATTGTATTTGTAACGCACGAACCGGACATTGCCCGTTTTATGAAACGCAACATCGTTTTCCGCGACGGCAGGATACAAAAAGAATCGGCAGTGACCGATCGTTTTAATGCGACAAAGTTGATTGAAGCACTTCCGGTAGATGAAGATTATGAATCTTAA